In Segnochrobactrum spirostomi, the DNA window CGCGGTGTGTCGCGGCGATCACGCGGATGTTGACCGGAACGGGACGGGACCGGCCGAGCGGGGTCACCTCGCGCTCCGCCAGCACCCGCAACAGCCGCGTCTGAAGGCCGAGCGGCATGTCGCCGATCTCGTCGAGGAACAGCGTGCCGCCTTCGGCCTCGAGCACCAAGCCCTTCTTGCCGCGGGCAGCCGCCCCGGTGAAGGCACCCGGCTCGTAGCCGAACAATTCCCCCTCGATGAGGGATTCCGGCAGGGCGGCGCAGTTCACTGCCACGAACGGCTTGGCGGCGCGGGCGCTCGCGGCATGGATCGCCTTGGCGAGGTGTTCCTTGCCGGTGCCCGTCTCGCCGCAGATGAGCAGGCTCATCTGGGTGTTGACGAGTTTCGCGGCGCGGCCGACGACCCGCGCCATCGCCGCATCCCCGCGATGGAGGGCCTGAAGCGGCTTCGGCAGGTCCGGCATCGCCGCGCCCGCCGGCGCGAGGACGGAGCGGCTCGGCGGCGGCAGGGCCTGTGCGAACAGCGGCGTTCCGCTCACCGCAAGCTTGAGCATCCGCTGACCCGCGGGGCGGGCGGGGCTGAAGCGGGGCAGTTCGTCGATATCGATCTCGAAGAATTCCGAGAGCCGCCGCCCGACGAGGGGCCGGCCGAGCCCAGAGGCCGGCCGTCGCTCCAGCTCCCGGATCATCAGCCGCCGCGCCTGATTGTTGAAGCCGAGGATGCGTTCCGATCCGTCGACCGCCAGCACATAGGTCGGATCGACGTCGGCGAACTCGGGCGAAGCCGACAGCTTCAGGATCCAATCATGCCGGAAGCGATTGAGCAGGTTCGCGATCTCGATCTTGTGGGCGAACGACTTGACGAGCTGGAGCGCGAGGAACTGGCTTTCCTTCGGCTCCGGCGAGCGAAGGGCGGAGATGTCGAGGATCGCGGCGAGGTCGCCCTCGGGCCCGTAGACCGGCGCGGCGGTGCAGGTCAGCGGGATGTGGGTGGCATCGAAATGATCGCTCTGATGCACCACAAGCGCCTCGCCGGTGGCGATGCAGGTGCCGACGGCGCAGGTGCCGGCGTTCGGCTCGTTCCAATCGGCCCCGAGATAGAGCCCGGCCCGCATCAGGTTGTTGTCGAAGGTCGGATCGCCGATGAAATCGACGGTGATGCCCTTGGCGTCGGTGAGGAGCAGCACGTAGCCGAGACCGGCCACCTCCCGGTAGAGCGTCTCGACGCCGAAGCGGGCGGTGTGGAGAAATTCATCCATCGCGTCCTGATGCTCGCGCAGCAGTGAACGCGACACGATGCACGGCTCGCGCAAGACTTCCGGGTCGAGCCGGTGCTCGCTCATGCAGCGCCGCCAGGATTGCTCGATGACACTATCGCGGCGGGTGGCACGGCCGGTCGCGGCCCGCACCAACTCGTCGATGTGTGCGGCCTGTTCCTCACGCATGGACGATCCTCCCGAGACCGTTCTTGTTTTGCCGGAGTGTCGCGCCGAACCGGCCCCTCCGCAAGCCCGCTTCCCTTCACGCCGCCGCGCGAACGGCCCACAGCCTGCGCCACAGGGGGCGCCACAGGTGTGGCGTCTGGCTGCGACACCTGTGGCGCGACCGCCGCACCCGGACACGGCCGGCGTCCATAAAATTCTTTTATATCACAATTGCTTAGTCTCTCGACCACGTTTGGCACCCGGCTTGCTGAAAGAGGGGAGCGCTTCACGCAGGACGAAAGGACGCCTATGCCGCCCCGGATCGGACTGGTCGCCAACCCGATCTCCGCCCGCGATATCCGGCGGGTCGTCGCGGCGGCGAGCAGCCTTCAGATCACCGACCGCGCCAACATCGTGCTGCGGGCACTCGCCGCCCTCGCCGCCTGCGGCATCGAGGAAGTCGTGATGATGCCGGAGCGCGGCGGCATCGGCGGCCACGTTATCCGCGGCATGGAGCGGGCCGGCCGGAGCGGCGACGGGCGTTTCCCTCGCCTGCGCTTCCTCGACATGCCGGTCGCCGGAACCGCCGACGACAGCCGCCGCGCCGCGCGGATGATGGCGGCCGAGGGCGTCGGGGCGATCGTCGTGCTCGGCGGTGACGGCACCCATCGCGCCGTCGTCGCCGAATGCGGCGCGGTGCCGATCGCCGGGATCTCCACCGGGACCAACAACGCCTTTCCGGACCATCGCGAGCCGACCATCACCGGCCTTGCCGCCGGCCTTGCACTGACGGGCGGCGTTCCGGCGGACGTCGCCTTCGCCGACAACAAGATCATCGAAGTGCGGGTCGACGACGGCGCCCCGGAGATCGCGCTCGTCGATGTGGCGATCGTGACCGACCGCTTCGTGGGCGCCCGCGCGCTGTGGCGCACCGAGACCTTCCGCGAGCTCTACGTCACCTTCGCCGACCCGGAGGTGATCGGCATGGCGGCCATCGCCGGCCTCGTCGAACCCGTCGGGCGGCGCGAGAGCGGCGGCCTGATGCTCGCCCTCGCCCCCGCCGACCTCGCCTCGACGGTGGTGCGGGCGCCGATCGCGCCGGGGCTCGTCGTTCCGGTCGGCGTCGAAACCGCAAACCGCATGCCTGCGGGCCGGGTCTTCAGCCCCAAATTGCCGGCCGGGGCGATCGCGCTCGACGGCGAGCGCGAGGTCTTCTTCGACCCTCACCAGTCCGTGTCGATCACCCTCGTCGACCGGGCGTTCCGCACCATCGACGTCGGCGCGGTGATGCGCTTCGCCGGCGCCCACGGACTCATGCGCGAACGGCCGCTCGTCGCCATCCCATAACCAAAAACGGAGGAAACCGAGACCATGACCAACAATCCCTTCCCCCTCAGCAAGGAAGACCTCCTCAAGGCCTATCGTACGATGCGCACCATCCGCGATTTCGAGGAGCGGCTGCACATCGAGTTCGCGAAAGGCGACATTCCCGGCTTCGTGCACCTCTATGCCGGCGAGGAAGCCTGCGCGACCGGCATCATGATGCACCTCAACGACATCGACCGGATCGCCTCGACCCATCGCGGGCACGGCCACTGCATCGCCAAGGGCGTCTCCGTCCACGAGATGATGGGCGAGATCTACGGCAAGGCGACCGGCTCCTGCCGCGGCAAGGGCGGCTCCATGCACATCGCCGATCTGTCGAAGGGCATGATGGGCGCGAACGGCATCCTCGGCGCCGGCGCACCGCTCATTTGCGGCGCCGGGCTCGCGGCCAAGTTCCGCGGCGACGGCGGCGTCGGCATCACCTTCTTCGGCGACGGCGCCTCCAACCAGGGCACTGTGCTCGAGAGCATGAACCTCGCGGCGATCTGGAACCTGCCGGTCATCTTCGTGGTCGAGAACAACGGCTATGCGGAATCGACCTCCGTGGACTACGCGACCGGCGTCGATTCCTACGTCGATCGCGCCTCCGGCTTCGGCCTGCCGGGCGTCACCGTCGACGGCACGGACTTCTTCGCCGTCTACGAGGCCGCGGGCGAGATCATCCGCCGTGCCCGGGACGGCGGCGGCCCGGCCTTGCTCGAATGCAAGATGATCCGCTTCTTCGGCCACTTCGAGGGCGACGCCCAGACCTACAAGGCCAAGGGCGAAAACGACTTCAACCGCGAGAACCGCGACTGCCTGAAGCTCTTCGCCGCCCGCGTCACCGGCGCCGGCGTGGTCAGCGACGCCGAGATCGCGCTCATCGACCGCGAAGTGGCCACCCTCATCGACGATGCCGTCGCCGGGGCCAAGGCCGCTCCGCTGCCCCAGGCCCGCGATCTGACGACCGACGTCTACGTCTCCTATTGAGCCGCCGGCCGACCGACGACGACAGACCCAACAAAATCAAAACGACAACGACAGCGGAGGACAATCATGGCCCGCAAGATCAGTTTCAAGCAGGCGATCAACGAGGCGCTCGACCTCGAGATGCGCCGCGACCCGACCGTCATCCTCATCGGTGAGGACATCGTCGGCGGTGCCGGAGCGCCCGGCGAGGTGGATGCCTGGGGCGGTGTGCTCGGCGTCACCAAGGGGCTCCACGCCAAGCACGGCAACCGTTTGCTCGACACGCCCCTCTCGGAGTCCGCCTATATCGGCGCAGCGGTCGGCGCCGCCGCCTGCGGCATGCGCCCGGTCGCGGAATTGATGTTCCTCGATTTCATGGGCGTCTGCTTCGACCAGATCCTCAACCAAGCCGCCAAGTTCAAATATATGTTCGGCGGCAAGGCGAAGACGCCGGTCGTCATCCGCGCCATGGTCGGCGCCGGCTTCCGCGCCGCCGCCCAGCATTCGCAGATGCTGACACCGCTCTTCACCCATATTCCGGGCCTCAAGGTGGTCTGTCCCTCGAACGCCTATGACGCCAAGGGCCTCCTCATCCAGGCGATCCGCGACGACGATCCGGTGATCTTCTGCGAACACAAAAACCTCTACGGCACCGAGGCCGACGTGCCGGAGGAATCCTACGCCATCCCGTTCGGCGAGGCGAACGTGGCGCGGGACGGCAAGGACGTGACGATCGTCAGCTACGGCCTGACGCTGAACCGAGCCCTCGCCGCCGCCGAAGACCTCGCCCGCAAGGACCGCATCGAAGCCGACGTGATCGATCTGCGCACCCTCTCCCCGATCGATTGGGACACGGTGATCGAGAGCGTCGAGGCGACCGGCCGGCTCGTCGTCGTCGACGAGGCCAACCCGCGCTGCTCGATCGCCAGCGACGTCGCGGCCTATGTCGCGCAGCACGCCTTCGGCGCCCTCAAGGCCGCGCCGCAGATGGTCACTGCGCCCCATACGCCGGTGCCGTTCTCGCCGGTGCTCGAAGACCTCTACATCCCCTCGGTCGACGCCATCAAAGCCGCCGTCGGCAAGACCACCGCCCGCGCGCTCGCGGCCTGAAGGAGACCCGAATGAACGCGCACATCAAACCGATCGTCATGCCCAAGTGGGGTCTGTCGATGTCGGAGGGCAAGGTCACCGGCTGGCTCAAGCCAGCCGGTGCGGCAATCGCGATCGGCGACGAGATCGTCGAAGTCGAGACCGACAAGATCGCCGGCGTGGTCGAAGCCGGCGACGCCGGAACGCTGCGCCGGATTCTCGGCACGCCCGGCACGGTTTATCCGGTGAAGGCCCTGATCGGCGTGATCGCCGACGAGACCGTCCCGGACACCGAGATCGACGCCTTCGTCGCCGGCTACGCCACCCCGGAGGAGGACGGCGAAGCGGACGAGGAGGCCGCGCCGCGTACAGAGTTCATCGAAACCAAGGCGGGACGGCTGCGCTTTGCCAAGCGCGGCAACGGCGAGCGCACCATCGTGCTCGTCCACGGCTTCGGCGGCGATCTCGACAATTGGCTGTTCAACATCGACGCGCTCGCCGCCCACGGCACCGTCTACGCGCTCGATCTGCCCGGTCACGGCCAATCGGAGAAGCGGATCGCCGAGCCCGGTCTCGCCTTCCTGTCCGACGCGCTCATCGGTTTCCTCGATGCCGTCGGCGTCGCCAAGGCCGACCTCGTCGGCCATTCGATGGGCGGCGCGATCGCCATCCGCACCGCGCTCGACCATCCCGAGCGCGTCGGCTCGCTCACACTGATCGCCTCGGCCGGCCTCGGGCCCGAGATCGACGGGGACTATATCGGCGGCTTCGTGTCGGGGAGTTCGCGGCGCGATCTCAAACCCGTGCTGGAGCGGCTGTTCCACGATCCGGCGACCGTCACCCGTCAACTCGTCGACGACATGCTGAAATATAAGCGGATCGACGGGGTCGAGGAGGCGCTCAAAGGTCTCGCCGACGCGCTCTTTCCGGACGGCCGGCAGGCCGCCGTCCTCGCCCGGGATCTCGCGGCGACCCGAGTGCCCGTGCTCGCGATCTGGGGCGAGGGCGATCAGATCGTCCCGGCCGCCCACGCCAGCGCCCTCAACGGCCGCGCCCGCGCGGAGATCCTGCCCGCCGCGGGGCACATGGTCCAGATGGAAAAGGCCAACCGGGTCAACGAGCTGATCGCCGCCCATCTCGCCGGCTGACGCGCGTCTTCAGTCTTAGAATCCCACCATGACGACCGGTGCGCCCTCGGGGCCACCGGCGAAGGAGACCTCATGCCCGATCTGCGCAACAAGACCATCGTCATCACCGGCGCGGCCGGCGGCATCGGCGCGGCCATCGCCCGTGCCCTCGGCGCCGACGGCGCCCATATCGTCGCCGCGGACATCTCGCTCGACGCCGCGAGCAAGGTCGCCGACGAGATCAAGGCCGCCGGAGGCTCGGCCGCCGCGGTCGCGGTCGACGTCCGCGACCGCGCCTCGATCCGGGCGATGCTGGAGCACGCCGTCGCCACCTTCGGCCGCCTCGACGTGCTGTTCAACAATGCCGGCATCGCCCAGACCCGCCCGTTCCTGGAGATCACGGAGGAAGACTGGCACCGCGTCACCGACGTCAACGCCCTCGGCGTGCTGATCGGGATGCAGGAGGCGATCAAGATCTTCCGCCGCCAGGGCGGCGGCGGCAAGCTCATCAACACCGCCTCGATCGCCGGCAAGCAGGGCTACGAGCCGCTCGCCCATTATTGCGCGAGCAAGTTCGCCGTGGTGGCGATGACCCAGGCGGCGGCACGGGCCTTCGGCAAGGAGGGCATCACCGCGAACGCCTTCTGCCCGGGCGTGGTGGCGACCGGCATGTGGAAGACGATCGACCAGGGCTTCCGCGATAGCGGGCTGACGAACCGCGAGAACGAGGCGTTCGACACCTTCGCCGCCGGCGCGGTGCTCGGCCGCCCGTCGCGGCCCGACGACCTCGTCGGCGTCGCCCGCTTCCTCGCCTCGGCCGATTCCGACTTCATGACCGGCCAGTCGCTGCTCGTCGACGGCGGCATGGTCTTCGTCTGACCCCGCGAGGCGGGGACAGATGTTCCCCGCCGCTCCCCTCCCCGTCTCCCTCACCTGTTCCAGTCCGAGGAGTTCTCCCCATGAAGGCGGCCCGTTTCCACGGCAAACGCGATGTCCGCGTCGAGGATATCGCCGCACCGGATCCGACCCGGCTCGGCCCCCGCGATGTGCTCGTGAAGAACCGCTTCTGCGGCATCTGCGGCACCGACCTCCACGAATATGCCGCGGGCCCGATCTTCATCCCGACCACGCCGCACCCCTATACCGGCGCGCACCTGCCCCAGATCCTCGGCCACGAATATGGCGGGACGGTCGTGGCGGTCGGCGGCGAGGTCCGCGACGTCGCGCCCGGCGACAAGGTCTCGATCCAGCCGCTGGTGTCGCCGCGTGACGATCATTTCGGCCGCCG includes these proteins:
- a CDS encoding sigma-54-dependent Fis family transcriptional regulator, which encodes MREEQAAHIDELVRAATGRATRRDSVIEQSWRRCMSEHRLDPEVLREPCIVSRSLLREHQDAMDEFLHTARFGVETLYREVAGLGYVLLLTDAKGITVDFIGDPTFDNNLMRAGLYLGADWNEPNAGTCAVGTCIATGEALVVHQSDHFDATHIPLTCTAAPVYGPEGDLAAILDISALRSPEPKESQFLALQLVKSFAHKIEIANLLNRFRHDWILKLSASPEFADVDPTYVLAVDGSERILGFNNQARRLMIRELERRPASGLGRPLVGRRLSEFFEIDIDELPRFSPARPAGQRMLKLAVSGTPLFAQALPPPSRSVLAPAGAAMPDLPKPLQALHRGDAAMARVVGRAAKLVNTQMSLLICGETGTGKEHLAKAIHAASARAAKPFVAVNCAALPESLIEGELFGYEPGAFTGAAARGKKGLVLEAEGGTLFLDEIGDMPLGLQTRLLRVLAEREVTPLGRSRPVPVNIRVIAATHRDLVEAVKAGRFREDLYFRLSGAVFELPPLRERADFEWLVGRLATERARLAGRDVALSPAAVGVLGDHSWPGNIRELVNALDYACAVATDGVIRVDDLPDGILAGHRLSPRPTARAALAGAAPAPAVLPFHPSGPTDPGAAGPGAGFEQPSPRRSERWGEDLRAERAMLIQSLTARRWNVSATARDLGLDRTTVHRRMRRLGIIPRGSAGPIRQPIETPPDRMSGG
- a CDS encoding ATP-NAD kinase family protein, encoding MPPRIGLVANPISARDIRRVVAAASSLQITDRANIVLRALAALAACGIEEVVMMPERGGIGGHVIRGMERAGRSGDGRFPRLRFLDMPVAGTADDSRRAARMMAAEGVGAIVVLGGDGTHRAVVAECGAVPIAGISTGTNNAFPDHREPTITGLAAGLALTGGVPADVAFADNKIIEVRVDDGAPEIALVDVAIVTDRFVGARALWRTETFRELYVTFADPEVIGMAAIAGLVEPVGRRESGGLMLALAPADLASTVVRAPIAPGLVVPVGVETANRMPAGRVFSPKLPAGAIALDGEREVFFDPHQSVSITLVDRAFRTIDVGAVMRFAGAHGLMRERPLVAIP
- a CDS encoding thiamine pyrophosphate-dependent dehydrogenase E1 component subunit alpha; protein product: MTNNPFPLSKEDLLKAYRTMRTIRDFEERLHIEFAKGDIPGFVHLYAGEEACATGIMMHLNDIDRIASTHRGHGHCIAKGVSVHEMMGEIYGKATGSCRGKGGSMHIADLSKGMMGANGILGAGAPLICGAGLAAKFRGDGGVGITFFGDGASNQGTVLESMNLAAIWNLPVIFVVENNGYAESTSVDYATGVDSYVDRASGFGLPGVTVDGTDFFAVYEAAGEIIRRARDGGGPALLECKMIRFFGHFEGDAQTYKAKGENDFNRENRDCLKLFAARVTGAGVVSDAEIALIDREVATLIDDAVAGAKAAPLPQARDLTTDVYVSY
- a CDS encoding alpha-ketoacid dehydrogenase subunit beta produces the protein MARKISFKQAINEALDLEMRRDPTVILIGEDIVGGAGAPGEVDAWGGVLGVTKGLHAKHGNRLLDTPLSESAYIGAAVGAAACGMRPVAELMFLDFMGVCFDQILNQAAKFKYMFGGKAKTPVVIRAMVGAGFRAAAQHSQMLTPLFTHIPGLKVVCPSNAYDAKGLLIQAIRDDDPVIFCEHKNLYGTEADVPEESYAIPFGEANVARDGKDVTIVSYGLTLNRALAAAEDLARKDRIEADVIDLRTLSPIDWDTVIESVEATGRLVVVDEANPRCSIASDVAAYVAQHAFGALKAAPQMVTAPHTPVPFSPVLEDLYIPSVDAIKAAVGKTTARALAA
- a CDS encoding acetoin dehydrogenase dihydrolipoyllysine-residue acetyltransferase subunit, encoding MNAHIKPIVMPKWGLSMSEGKVTGWLKPAGAAIAIGDEIVEVETDKIAGVVEAGDAGTLRRILGTPGTVYPVKALIGVIADETVPDTEIDAFVAGYATPEEDGEADEEAAPRTEFIETKAGRLRFAKRGNGERTIVLVHGFGGDLDNWLFNIDALAAHGTVYALDLPGHGQSEKRIAEPGLAFLSDALIGFLDAVGVAKADLVGHSMGGAIAIRTALDHPERVGSLTLIASAGLGPEIDGDYIGGFVSGSSRRDLKPVLERLFHDPATVTRQLVDDMLKYKRIDGVEEALKGLADALFPDGRQAAVLARDLAATRVPVLAIWGEGDQIVPAAHASALNGRARAEILPAAGHMVQMEKANRVNELIAAHLAG
- a CDS encoding glucose 1-dehydrogenase produces the protein MPDLRNKTIVITGAAGGIGAAIARALGADGAHIVAADISLDAASKVADEIKAAGGSAAAVAVDVRDRASIRAMLEHAVATFGRLDVLFNNAGIAQTRPFLEITEEDWHRVTDVNALGVLIGMQEAIKIFRRQGGGGKLINTASIAGKQGYEPLAHYCASKFAVVAMTQAAARAFGKEGITANAFCPGVVATGMWKTIDQGFRDSGLTNRENEAFDTFAAGAVLGRPSRPDDLVGVARFLASADSDFMTGQSLLVDGGMVFV